One Sulfurimonas sp. HSL-3221 genomic window, ATGATCGCGTTTAGGAAAGAGAGGTTAGCCCCGCTTGGGGCCATTAGAAGCGGTAGCGCATACCGGCGTAGAACGCGCGGGGAGGGGCAACCCTGACCGTGGCATCCTCTGCCATCGTTGCCAGTGCCGACGAACTGATGTTGACGAACTGGTAGTATTTTCTGTCCAGCAGGTTGTCAAACCGTGCGAACATTTCAAAAGCGTCTGTGAAGCGGTATTCGCCAATCAGGTTAACGACTTCATAGCCGCTCATTTCGTGCGCATTGACCTCATCCGCATAATAGCTGCTTTTTGCCAGCAGCTCCGTGATAAGCGTCGCCTTGGAGTTCGGCTGGTAATAGAGTGTCAGTTTCACGGTGTGTTTGGGCGTTCTCGGCACCTGGTTTCCGGAAAGGTCAACGCGTTCGAAGTCACCCGTGAGCGGTCCTCTTCCGTCAGGATCCGCCGTGACCTGCTGGGAGAGCCAATAGCGCGTAAAGACCGCATCGAGGTAGGTGTATGCCAGGTCAAACGCGACCGTTTGGCTCCGGTCACTCTGGACGGAGAGTTCGAAGCCTCTGCTGCGCATGTCCCCGACGTTATCGTAGTTGCTTTCGTTCTCGTCGTCGGAGGTGATATAGCTCCCGGCGATTCTTCCGATGTAATCTTTCCGGTCGAGCTGGTAGACCGATGCGTTATAGGTGAACCCGGCAGACTGCCCGCGCAGGCCGATCTCATAGTTATAGGAGGTCTCTATACCGATCTTCGAGGGAATATCCACCGCCGGGTTCTCCCGCAGGGTTGCCTGGTTGGTGCTCATCTGGCGAACCGTCGGGGTCCTGAAACCGGTGGAGACGCTGGCGTAAAACGCACTGTTTTTGGAAAGCGCATAGTTGAAACCGGCCCGGTAAGAGGCGACGTCATAGGAGGGCTTGACGTTGTTGGCGCTGTCTTGATGGTCGATGTACCGCTGCTGGATGTTGTCATAGCGGATATTGAAGGTGGTCGTCAGGTCCTTCACTACTTCAAGTTTCATCTCGCCGTAGAGCGCGTTGATGTCCTCCTCTGTCGCATAATCCGACTGGAGGCTTCCGTCGGCCGCCAGGTAGGCCCGTTCGTCGGTGGTGTTTCTCTGGAGGTCGAAGCCGGTCATGAGGCCCAGGATGTCGAAGGCCGTCCGGTATTCGCCCTTGGCGCCGTTCTGGTTCCAGATCTCATTCTTGTCCGTTTTCGTCCGTGCCGTTTTATAGGTCTTGTCATCGATGTAGGTATGGACGTTGAGCATCAGGTTCGAATCTTCACCGAAGGAGTTGGAGTAGGTGACGAACCCTTTGGTCAGGTCGGTCTTGTAGTAGCCGCTGTACGAATACTCGTTTTCGCTCCGGGGGTCGGTTTTCGCCGCGAGGGTCCCGTGGACGCTGTTGCCGTCACCCGTTTCGCGTTTGGTATAGTCAAGCCCAAGCGTAATGTCGCTCGTGTCATTGAGGTAGTAGGAGTATTTCCCGTTGATCGATTTGATCGAGACGTAGGACTCATCCCAGTAGCCGTCACTTCCACGGTAGCTTCCCTGCAGCTGTAGCGCGGAGTTTTCAAAGCTTTGGTTTGTCGATGCCATTAGGCGTTTCGAGTTGAAGCTTCCGGCTTCCGCTTCGGCCTTCGAAGATGAGACGGCTTTGGCTTTCTTGGTCGTGATGATGACCGCGCCGGCGAGGGCGTCGTTGCCGTAGAGGTAAGACGCGCCCCCCTTGATGACTTTGATCGATTCGATATTGTCCAGGTCGATGTTGATCTTGCCCGAGGTCTCCTGGACCGGGACGCCGTCGATGACGATGGCGACGCCGGGCTGTTCGCCCATGTACATCTGGTTCTCGATCCCGCGGATATGTACTTTGACGCTGTCGGTTCCGACGTTGGAGAGGGTGACGCCCGGTACGCTGTTCAGGATGTCCGTAATGGTGTGCGGGTTGATCTTTTCGACCTCTTCGCCCGTAATGGTCATGGTGTTTGAAACGCCCGTTTTTGAATCGACGCCGTCGTCGATCGTCGTAGACTCGACGGTCACGGCACCGATTGCGATGCTCTCGTCAGCATGGATTGCGGCGCTGTTCCCGAGCAGGAAACAGAGCAGGGCTGTACTTTTTGCCAGATGGTTTATGTTCATAGCTCTCTTTCTAATTTTTGTGTTAATGCGGATTGTTGCAACAGAGTGTTAATTAAATGTTAAATTAAATATATTGATTAAATATATATGATAAGAATGTGTAGAAACGACCGCTATGCACTGCGTCACGAGGGGACGCGCTGCTTATGAACGTAGCTGTACATGACGGGCAGGTAGAAGAGGTTCAAGACGGTGCCCCACGCCAGACCGAACCCCAGCGAGACCGCGAGCGGCTGGAACGTGGCCGCCTGCCCCGAGGCGAAGAAGATCAGGGAGGAGAGCCCGACCAGTGTCGTCAGCGAAGTCAGGATGATCGGCCGGAAGCGCCTGCCGGCCAAGCGGTGGATCTCGTCGGCGCTACCGGCATGCCGGAGCGTGGACATCATGATGATGCCGTCATTGACGATGACGCCTGCGAGGCCGAGCGCGCCGATCAGCGACGGCATGGAGAGGTTCAGTCCCATAAGGGTGTGCCCCATCAATACACCCAGGAGGGAGAAGGGGATGACAGAGACAACGATCAGCGTCTCGCGGATCGAATTGAAGAGGTAGAGGATGGCGATAAAAATCAGGATGACCGACAGGACCGTTGCCAGAACCAGGTCGGTTTCCAGGGCTTTCTTCTGCTCCGCTTCGCCTTTGAATTTCAAACGGACCCCCTCAGCCCGGAGCGTGCGGAGGGTCGGTTCAAGCTTCTGAAGCGCTTCGGATGCGGTGATGATTTTCGAATCGACGTTGGCAAAGACGAAGAAGGTGGTCTCCCCGTCATCCTTGACCAGCCGCTCCAGCGCGGTGATGACCTCGAAATCGCAGACATCCTTGAGGCGGACGATCTGCCCGTTCTTCAGCGGGACGCCGAGGGATTCGAAAAACGCGAAATCGTCCTGGTAGGCGGAGCGGACCTTGATATCAAGCAGGCTCTGGCCGTCGAAGATCACCCCGATGCGCTTGGAGAGATAGAGGTCCGAGACAAAATTGCCCAGGTAGGCGTCGGTGATGCCGAGCTGTTCGCCGTAGGCGTTGACCTTGATCTTGATCTCGTCGATCCCCCGTTTGATATTGTCGCCGGCATATTTGATGCCGTCGATCGCACCGAGCTCCGCTTCGAGCGCTTTGACCGCCCGGATCGCCTGCTGGTAGTCTTCGCTCATAAGCCCGATACGGATATCCGCTTTGGCGTAGCCCATCCCTTTTTCGACGACCATCAGCTCTTCCAGCCCGAACCGCTCCTTGTAGCCCTGGGATACGAGCCATGCCCGCAGTTCTTTGGAGATCGCCTTGGAGGAGCGTTCGCGCACACTGTCGCGCCGGCTTTCGTAGAAACTAAGGTAGGGGGTAATGTAGCTGTCCATAAAGTTGTCGGGTTTTTTCTTCTGCAGTTCGACCCCGATGTACCCGACGGAGGGGAACATTTCGGTATCCCCCGTGGCGCTGCGCCGGTATCCCGCCGTCGACGTGACATTTTCGACGCCGAAACGGCTGCCCTCCTTGAGAAGGTCTTTCTCGATGGCCTGCACGATGGCCAGGGACTCCTCAAGGGTTGTCGTCGGGGCCGCTTTGAACGTGATGTTCAGGGCGGTGGCATCAAAGGGCTGGAACATCTGGAACTTGGCGTGTTTGAACCCGGTATAGATCAGCAGCGGGATGATGATGACAAAGAGCAGCAAAAAGGTTTTCTGATACTGCATCAGCAGACCGAGGGCTGCCGAGTAGCGCCGGTTGATCCCCTTCCACGAGAGGGTGCGCGAGGCGGGGCTGAGCAGGTGCACGGCGTGGATCGGCAGGAAGATGAAGGACTCGAGCAGCGACGCAATGACCAGGGCGCTGAAGGCGATGGGGATCATCTGCACGATCTCGCCGAGACGCCCGCTGATCATCAGCAGCGGAATAAAGGAGAAGAGGGTGGTGGCCGAAGCGATGGTGACGGGTTTGGCCATCTCCCGCGTCCCGAGGAAGGCCGCCTTTGCCGGTGCGTACCCTTTTTCGATGTACTGCTGGATATTCTCGCTGACGACGATGGCGTCGTCGACGATGATACCGATGGCGATGATGACGCCGATCAGCGAATTGATATTGATGCTGTACCCGGTAAAGTAGAAATAGATGCTTCCCAGCACAAAGGAGGTCGGGATACCCAGGGCGATGATGAAGGCCATACGCGCATTGATCAGGGCAAAGGTCATCAGGGTGATGAGGATGATCCCGAAGAGGATATTCGAGATGACGATGTTGAGCCGTTCCTGGATAATCGTCGTCTGGTCCTGCCTGACATCGTAGTCGACGCCGTCGACCTTCATGCTCTCTAGGAGTTTATAGATTTTTTCCCCGATCGCGATGGCGTCCCCTTTCGGGTTCTGCGAAAGCGAAAGGGTAATGGCGGTTTTGCCGTTCATGCTCGCCAGCGTCGAAGCGTCTTCGTAGCGCTTGGAGACCGTGGCGATGTCCCTGAGCGCGATCTGGCGGTCGCCGATATTGAGCACGGTCTGCTCAAATGCGTCCACGAACTTCTTCTGGTTTCCGACGGAGAGGAAATACTGGGCCTTGGCGTCGTCGATCTTGCCGAGGGGGTAGATATAGGAGAGTTCCGAGATGGTTTTGAGTACTTCCGTATGCGAAAGTCCGTATGCGTCGATGCGCCGCTCGTCAAGCATGATCTCGTAGAAAAGGTCGGAGTCGCCGAAGATCGTGACGTCCGAAACGCCGGGAATCGCCATCAGGCGGGACTTCAGTTTCTGTGCGAGCTCCCGGAGCCGGTCCAGGCTGACTTCGTCCGAACGTACCGATACCTGCATCAAGCCCCGCGCATGGGCCACGTTCCTGACTGCCGGCTCATCCATGTCGGAAGGGAGCGTCGGCACGACCAGTGCGATGGCGTCGCGGATCGATTCGGCCATCTCCGCTTTGTCTGCCCCCTTTTCGAGCTCGAGGCGTACGGAGAAGCTGCCCGGGGCGATGACCGAGGTGACGCTCTCGACGCCGACGAGGTTTTTGGTCTCCTCTTCGAGCGGCGTCACGACCATGCGGTTGAGGACGTCGACGGAGGCGCCGCCGTAGCTGCCGCGGATCGTCATGGTGTCGGGTTCGATCTCGGGGGAGATCTCCTTGGGGATCATCGTATAGGTATAGATCCCGGCGGCGAACAGCAAGAAAAAGAGCGTGTAGTTGATCTTATAGTTATCGATAAAAAATTTCAGCAGCTTGTCAAACAGGGTGTTTTCACTGTTTGGGAGGGGGGTCTGCTCCGGGGCGGTTGACTTGCTTTTGTTCACGCTATGCCTATTTCTGCCTGCCGGCCGGGCAGGCGTGGTTTATTTGGTGCCGGTTTGCCACGGCGGGGCAGGGTCTACAGCCTGCCTGCAGGGTGTTCTGCGGCAGGTTCGGCCGTCACACGCATTGCCTGCGGTGCGTTTTTAGACGGCTTTTCCGCGGGGGCGCTGTGGTGCCCGCGCTGCGCACGGCCGTAGGTGTCGAGGATGTAGCCCCGGTAGAGGTTGACGGCGACAAAAAAGATAATCAGCGATGCCGCAAACGGGAAGGCCAGGATTTTGGCGCGCTTTTTCGCCTCGATCAGCCTGATACGCTTGTAGAGGATGACGAGGGCCCAGGCCACCCCGACGTACCGCAGATACGAGAAGAGGTGCACCCATGCATCCTTTCGGCTTGCCGGCGAGGTGAAGTCGCTCTGTACGCCGAAGCCGTAGGCGAACCCGTCGACGATCTTCTCCATCCCGCTGACAAAGAACATCTCCAGCGTATGCGAAAGCGACCCGAAGATGAAAAGCGGCGCGAAGGCGTACCCGAGGGTGTAGAAAACGGTGCTGTACTCTTTTTGAAGGATTTTGGACGCGACGAACATGCCTGCAACGGTGATGACGACCGAGAAGAGCACGGCGTATAAAAAGGCGAACAGTCCGACAGTGTCCATACCGCCCAGGCCGGCGATCCCCTGAAGCGCCGCCGCCGTTTTCGCCCAGATGAATTCGTCGGCGATCGCACTGCGTCCCATGCCGTGGTGGAACGCCATGGTAATGGGGATGGCCGCGACGATCAGAATATAGGCCCAGACCTCCGCTTTTTCGATCTTGAAGTGTGAAAAGAGCGAAAACGAGGGTTTGGTCAGGCGGAAGCTGACCGCTTCGCAGGCGGCCGAGCAGTCCATGCAGAGGGTACAGTCTCCCATCGAGTTCTTTTTGTCAAAGTTGAAGGGACTCAGGCCGTGTGTACATGCTTTGGCACAGTCGAAGGTTTTGCACTCGCTGCAGGCGCTTTGGTTGGTCCCCAGCCACGTGAAGGAGAGCTTCTCATAGGCCCTGGTCAGGGTGCCGATGGGGCAGATGTATTTGCAGTAGCTCATCTCTTTATAGACGAGATAGAAGGCAAAAGAGAGCAGGGTCATGACGGTGAAGAGCACGGCCGAACCGAAAGGGGTATGGTACGCGGAGGGGAAGCTGTAGTAAACACCCCACCAGCCGACCATGAGCAGCGTCACGCCGATGAAACGGTTCTCAAGCCATTTGGGCATACGCTTTTTCAGGCCGAATTTCGTGAGGTAGTGCCCCAGGAATCGGTGGGGACAGATACCGCAGAAGATGCGCCCGAAGGTCGGCAGCGACACGACAATGAAGAGCGACCAGAAAATCCCCCAGAAGAGGGCCGGCGTATAGAGGTTCTCTTTCCCGGGAACGGCGAACCCCAGGGCGATCGCGTAAAAGAAGAGGGCCGTCACGGCCAGCCGCAACAGAAAAAGAAAGCGTTGGTTCTTGAAGAGGTAACCGAGCAGCGGCATGCCGTAGAGGTCGTTTCGGTCGCGTTTGATATGATCTACCATTGAATCCCTGCGTTGATGACAAACATCATATAATTAAATTATTTTTAAGTTAAGAATGTAATTTTAATAGCTTAGTGTTAAGGGAGTGTTAAAGGGAGGGGATATCCCGCGTAAAACGGGCCTGTTCCGGGGGAAGTGGGTATAGAGGGGAACCCCTCTTTTATACGTTGAAACGGAAGTGCACGTGTGCACTTAGTCAACCGTCAAACATTAAACCTAAAGTGCATGACATCGCCGTCCTGGACGATGTACTCCTTGCCCTCCAGGCGCATCTTACCGGCCTCTTTGGCACCGGCCTCCCCGTTGCAGGCGACGAAGTCCTCGTAGCCGATCACCTCGGCACGGATAAACCCCTTTTCGAAGTCGTTGTGGATGACGGCGGCAGCCTTGGGCGCCGTCGTGTTCTTGCGGATCGTCCAGGCGCGTACTTCCTTGACGCCGGCGGTGAAGTAGCTCATCAGCCCCAGTTTATCGAAGCCTTTGCGGATGATCTGCTCCAGTCCGGACTCCTCGACGCCGAGGTCGCGGAGGAATTCGTCGCGCTCCTCGTCTTCCAAACCGACCAGCTCCTCCTCGATCTTCGCGCAGAGTTTGATGACTTCGCAGTTCTGTGATTCGGCATGGGCCGCGAGACGCTGAACATACTCGTTGTCCTCAAGCAGGCCGTCTTCATCCGTGTTGGCGCCGTACATGATCTCCTTGGCCGTCAGCAGGCGCAGATCCTTGTTGAGTTCGGCGAAACGGTCATCCTCGATGTCGGGGAAGCTGCGGGCAAGGTTGCCCTGGTCGAGGTGGTCGAGCAGGGTCTGGGCGAAGTCGACCATCGCCTGCGCCTTCTTGTCCGCTTTGGCCTGCTTTTTGAGGCGTTCGATGCGGTTTTGCAGCATTTCGACGTCGGCGAGGATCAGTTCGGTCTCGATGATCTCGACGTCGCGGAGCGGGTCGATGCTTCCTTCGGTATGGACGACGTTCTCATCGGCGAAACAGCGCACGATCTGCAGGATCACTTCCGTTTCGCGGATATTGGCGAGGAATTTATTTCCCAGACCCTCA contains:
- a CDS encoding TonB-dependent receptor is translated as MNINHLAKSTALLCFLLGNSAAIHADESIAIGAVTVESTTIDDGVDSKTGVSNTMTITGEEVEKINPHTITDILNSVPGVTLSNVGTDSVKVHIRGIENQMYMGEQPGVAIVIDGVPVQETSGKINIDLDNIESIKVIKGGASYLYGNDALAGAVIITTKKAKAVSSSKAEAEAGSFNSKRLMASTNQSFENSALQLQGSYRGSDGYWDESYVSIKSINGKYSYYLNDTSDITLGLDYTKRETGDGNSVHGTLAAKTDPRSENEYSYSGYYKTDLTKGFVTYSNSFGEDSNLMLNVHTYIDDKTYKTARTKTDKNEIWNQNGAKGEYRTAFDILGLMTGFDLQRNTTDERAYLAADGSLQSDYATEEDINALYGEMKLEVVKDLTTTFNIRYDNIQQRYIDHQDSANNVKPSYDVASYRAGFNYALSKNSAFYASVSTGFRTPTVRQMSTNQATLRENPAVDIPSKIGIETSYNYEIGLRGQSAGFTYNASVYQLDRKDYIGRIAGSYITSDDENESNYDNVGDMRSRGFELSVQSDRSQTVAFDLAYTYLDAVFTRYWLSQQVTADPDGRGPLTGDFERVDLSGNQVPRTPKHTVKLTLYYQPNSKATLITELLAKSSYYADEVNAHEMSGYEVVNLIGEYRFTDAFEMFARFDNLLDRKYYQFVNISSSALATMAEDATVRVAPPRAFYAGMRYRF
- a CDS encoding efflux RND transporter permease subunit, with the translated sequence MNKSKSTAPEQTPLPNSENTLFDKLLKFFIDNYKINYTLFFLLFAAGIYTYTMIPKEISPEIEPDTMTIRGSYGGASVDVLNRMVVTPLEEETKNLVGVESVTSVIAPGSFSVRLELEKGADKAEMAESIRDAIALVVPTLPSDMDEPAVRNVAHARGLMQVSVRSDEVSLDRLRELAQKLKSRLMAIPGVSDVTIFGDSDLFYEIMLDERRIDAYGLSHTEVLKTISELSYIYPLGKIDDAKAQYFLSVGNQKKFVDAFEQTVLNIGDRQIALRDIATVSKRYEDASTLASMNGKTAITLSLSQNPKGDAIAIGEKIYKLLESMKVDGVDYDVRQDQTTIIQERLNIVISNILFGIILITLMTFALINARMAFIIALGIPTSFVLGSIYFYFTGYSININSLIGVIIAIGIIVDDAIVVSENIQQYIEKGYAPAKAAFLGTREMAKPVTIASATTLFSFIPLLMISGRLGEIVQMIPIAFSALVIASLLESFIFLPIHAVHLLSPASRTLSWKGINRRYSAALGLLMQYQKTFLLLFVIIIPLLIYTGFKHAKFQMFQPFDATALNITFKAAPTTTLEESLAIVQAIEKDLLKEGSRFGVENVTSTAGYRRSATGDTEMFPSVGYIGVELQKKKPDNFMDSYITPYLSFYESRRDSVRERSSKAISKELRAWLVSQGYKERFGLEELMVVEKGMGYAKADIRIGLMSEDYQQAIRAVKALEAELGAIDGIKYAGDNIKRGIDEIKIKVNAYGEQLGITDAYLGNFVSDLYLSKRIGVIFDGQSLLDIKVRSAYQDDFAFFESLGVPLKNGQIVRLKDVCDFEVITALERLVKDDGETTFFVFANVDSKIITASEALQKLEPTLRTLRAEGVRLKFKGEAEQKKALETDLVLATVLSVILIFIAILYLFNSIRETLIVVSVIPFSLLGVLMGHTLMGLNLSMPSLIGALGLAGVIVNDGIIMMSTLRHAGSADEIHRLAGRRFRPIILTSLTTLVGLSSLIFFASGQAATFQPLAVSLGFGLAWGTVLNLFYLPVMYSYVHKQRVPS
- a CDS encoding 4Fe-4S binding protein, with protein sequence MVDHIKRDRNDLYGMPLLGYLFKNQRFLFLLRLAVTALFFYAIALGFAVPGKENLYTPALFWGIFWSLFIVVSLPTFGRIFCGICPHRFLGHYLTKFGLKKRMPKWLENRFIGVTLLMVGWWGVYYSFPSAYHTPFGSAVLFTVMTLLSFAFYLVYKEMSYCKYICPIGTLTRAYEKLSFTWLGTNQSACSECKTFDCAKACTHGLSPFNFDKKNSMGDCTLCMDCSAACEAVSFRLTKPSFSLFSHFKIEKAEVWAYILIVAAIPITMAFHHGMGRSAIADEFIWAKTAAALQGIAGLGGMDTVGLFAFLYAVLFSVVITVAGMFVASKILQKEYSTVFYTLGYAFAPLFIFGSLSHTLEMFFVSGMEKIVDGFAYGFGVQSDFTSPASRKDAWVHLFSYLRYVGVAWALVILYKRIRLIEAKKRAKILAFPFAASLIIFFVAVNLYRGYILDTYGRAQRGHHSAPAEKPSKNAPQAMRVTAEPAAEHPAGRL
- the ychF gene encoding redox-regulated ATPase YchF codes for the protein MGLAIGLVGLPNVGKSTTFNALTKAQNAEAANYPFCTIEPNKAVVPVPDPRLDALAKIVNPERIQHSTLDFVDIAGLVKGASKGEGLGNKFLANIRETEVILQIVRCFADENVVHTEGSIDPLRDVEIIETELILADVEMLQNRIERLKKQAKADKKAQAMVDFAQTLLDHLDQGNLARSFPDIEDDRFAELNKDLRLLTAKEIMYGANTDEDGLLEDNEYVQRLAAHAESQNCEVIKLCAKIEEELVGLEDEERDEFLRDLGVEESGLEQIIRKGFDKLGLMSYFTAGVKEVRAWTIRKNTTAPKAAAVIHNDFEKGFIRAEVIGYEDFVACNGEAGAKEAGKMRLEGKEYIVQDGDVMHFRFNV